One Rhinoraja longicauda isolate Sanriku21f chromosome 14, sRhiLon1.1, whole genome shotgun sequence genomic window, aggctaactggtctataattccccgttttctctctccctcctttcttaaaaagtggggttacattggctactctccagacCATAGGAACTGACCCAGTTCATTAGAAAATTATCACcagtgcatccacgatttctagggtcacccccttgagtactctgggatgcagaccaccaggccctgggtctgaagaagggtctcgacccgaaacgtcacccattccctctctcctagattctgcctgaactgctgagttactccagcattttttgataccttcgacttataccagcatctgcagttattttcctacaccaggccctggagatttatctgccttcagtcccagcagtttatctaacaccatttcctgactaatgtgggttctcttcagttcctccctcccgatCCCCTACTATTTCTGGGCTagtggttctgtcttcattaaggtagacacaaacaaaGTGGTCAttgaactgttctgccatttctttgtttcccattataaattcacctgtctctgattgtaagggaatttcatttgtcttcactaatcttttcctttttacatatctaaagaagcttttacagtttttaaaaatattccccgcaagctttctttcattctctcccccccctcttaattaacccctttgtcctcgtctgttgagttctaaatttcaccCAGTCCTCATGTTTACTGCtttctctggccaatttatatgccttttcctttctattcacatccattctatccaagtccttcactattcggtacgtttcaatgagtagCCACTTATTCTTCTTAACCAGCGAGTAgaagcccagtgccttcaaacgcttatCATACAAGTAATCTATGTCTCGCCTTTGAGTAGCGTTTGTGTGCTGGAGGCAAATGAATTGAAATTCATTCTCCTGTCATGCCTCTAATCTTGAAAAATCACACAAGTTCAAACGACTGTTCAAAAtcccgaggggaatagatcgggttgatgcacagagtctcttgcccggagtaggtgaatcgaggaccagagggcataggtttaaggtgaaggggaaaagatttaataggaatctgaggggtaactttttcgcacaaagggtggtgggtgcatggaacgagctgccggaggaggtaattgaggctaggactatcgcatcgtttaagaaacagttggacaggtacgtggatatgacaggtttggagggatgtgggccaaacgcaggcaggtgggactggtgtagcttggacatgttggccggtgtgggcaagttgggccgaagggcctgtttccgcgctatgatTATTTTCCCGAAATGAAACGCTTTCTACTCTGAAGTACTGTACAATACCGCTGAAAGAATTCAGTGTTCGTACGAGTTTTTTTCCAACCATTTCTTAAACTTTGTTTGATAAATCGAAAGAATCGAACGCTTTCCCGAGCATTTCATTGCAAATTCTTAAATGCCGCTGTATTTACACGTAGCGGATGGTGTGGTGTGCAAATCAGAAGGAATGGGGGGTAAAACGCATCTCTAACGAGGGCGGTGCAGCAGCGTTGCCCGGGACACAAAGCATTCTCCCTCCAACGCACGGTTTCGCTTCCCCTCGCATAGTAAGGGAAGCAAATACAACACTTTCTCACATTTATTTTCCTTAATTCGCCCTTTACAGAAGGAAGCCTCTACCTACAAGACAATCCAAGCgctcaaaatatatttttttaaaacacaattaCTTCTGCACACAAATAGATTAAGAGTGTATATTTTAATAAACCTCACTGTCTGGTAATGAAATACAAAAATATCAAATCCCACTTTTATTGAAACAAAcactcccccctccaaccccccccccccccccactcaccctccccccacaccccccccccccccccccccccccacaccccttgtCTCCTTGTCATTCGGTCGCTTGGTGGAGTTTTCTGCACAGTTGTGAGACGGATGTTTGTAGACTGGTCGCGAAGCCTCCAGACTCGGATGGTTTGTCCGGGCGTTTCGTGAAGCAACATCTTACCACGATAGTAACATACGACTTTGGGCGATGAATCTGTCTCTGGGGAAAGCGCAGCCACGGAGCACGATGCCTCTGGACGTCCTACCTACTCCCTGTCAAGGATAGGAACGAGTGAAAGATTACATAACCttagtactttagagatacagcgcggaaacagccccttcggcccaccgagacccagCACTGTTCTACGCTCAAGGATCAATTCACAATTtgaaccgaagccgattaacctcgaCATATTTGCAAAATGTGTGCAAGGAAACcgtggcacccggagaaaacccacgcggtcacggggtacaaacgccgtacagacagcacccgtagacaggatcgaacccgggtctttggcgttgcgaggcagcagcttctaccgctgcgccactgtgccgcccaagatTACGTGGCTTTAATAAATTAAATCAGTtcggatgtcatgttacagagtATTTAAAGAAGGCACGCTAGTGTAGAGGCTGGACACCAGAAGGGGAAACGAAATGCTCAAAGAGTCAGTAACTCGGGCATGTGGGGTGAGGGTTGATGGAATATCAAGACTTTTATTAAACTCTAAATCAAGTCATCTTTTCCACCCCCTGCTCTTCCCCACCGCCACAGCGTTCAAGGCAATGAAGGAGTTTGTCTACCAGAACCCCAAGCCGTTTAGCAAACTGCTAGGAGGGAACCTATCGGAGCTGTGGTCTTGCCGCGCAGGATATACTGTAATCATTTAATTTCTTATAGACTGGAGCTCAATATTAGGCGCCAGCTTAGactatcgacaatagacaataggtgcaggaggaggccattcggcccttcgagccagcaccaccattcaatgtgatcatggctgatcattctcaatcagtaccccgttcctgccttctccccataccccctgactccgctatccttaagactctatctggctctctcttgaatgcattcagagaatttgcctccactgccttctgaggcagagaattccacagattcacaactctctggctgaaaaagtttttcctcatctccaacattgggaacatgtttcctgcctctaacgtgtccaaccccttaataatcttatacgtttcgataagattccctctcatccttctaaagtccagtgtatacaagcccagtcgctccagtctttccacatacgacagtcccgccattccgggaattaacctagtaaacctacgctgcacgccctcaatagcaagaatatccttcctcaaatttggagaccaaaactgcacacagtactccaggtgcggtctcactagggccctgtacaactgcagaagtcatagcgtcatacagtgatacagcggggagcaggccattcggcccaactttctcacaccgatcaatatgccccatccacactagtcccacctgtccgcgtctgccccatatccctccaaatccatcctatccatgtacctgtccaaatgcttcttaaacattgcgatggtaCCTACAATATTACAGCTCAATATTAGGTGCCCGTTTAGACCATAGTCCAACATTAGGCGCCCGCTTCGGCCAAAGCTCAATAGAAGGCGCTTGCATAGACCAGCGCTAACTTTTTAGCCGCCCGCTAACACGATAGGTCAACATTAGACCagcaacgtcacccatccttttcctccggagatgctgcctgacccgccgaattactccagcatgttgtgtctaactCTGGgtaataaccagcatctgcagttccttatttctacgcaATGTCAGCATTAATCTTGGTTTCACACCCAGTGCATGTTGAAACGACTTTTCTCCCTCCAGTTCAGTGGGAAAGATTCGAACCAACAATGTGTCGGTAAGGGATATGACCCCAAATGATATATTTCCAACAGACAGGCACAAGAGCGATGACGCTCTACCAACGGACCGACATCCACGgagcaacccccccctcccccccccacttcccctccaccttcccagttctcccactgtcctcctgtctccaactacatcctttctctgtcccaccccctcccctgacatcagtctgaagaagggtctcgacccgaaacgtcacccattccttctctcctgagatgctgcctgacccgctgagttactccaacattttgtgatacccacggAGCAAGTCCCTTACCTCACCATGACTTGAACTTGCCTTTCTCTGCCCCTATAAGGccgtaggtgataggagcagaattaggccattcggcacatcaagtccactccgccattcaatcatggttgatctatctctcccattctcctgccttctccccataacccctgacaccggtactaatcaatcaTGAGATCTTACTCTTCATGGAAGTAGATCCAGGACTGGGAGCAGCAGCGCGTCGAGACACGATTATAAGGAACAGTTGGACctctcgaaggtagacgcaacatgctggggtaactcagcgggtcaggcagcatctctggagagaaggaatgggtgacgtgtcgggtcgagacccttcttcgattgGATTACACTAATTGGATTAGACTAATTAACAGGGGCTACCTTTCCACCATTCAACCCATTGCTGATATTTAGGATGCGTCGAGGGAACAATCTCGTAACAACGACAATATGTAGAAACAGCGAATTACTGTTTCTGGGGGGAAGAAAATCAGTACAGTTCCGTGGCGGCAGGACTGTGtgtcggtcgagttgctgccttacagcgccagagactctggtccaATCctaacttcgggtgctgtctgtatggagtttggacggagtgggttttctccggagctccccccccccccccccccccccacccccaacacccacACACGGCTTGTAGGTAAaagttgtgaaattgtccctcgtgtgttagtATTAGCtggcgcggcgcggactcagtcggTCGAAGGGACTGTATTTCACCGTCGTATCTAAACTAAAGTTAGATCCCAGGTTGTCCGAGTCGCAGAATAACTCACACTGTGCCACCAAGTACAATGCGGTTTCGCCATTGATTAACCCAATAGCCCGTGGAAATATTTTTTCAATGAACAGGGTCTCTCCGTTtctgtttctttaaaaaaataatgcgaAAGTTTCTTTATTCGGGATATGTATGCCATTGGCAAAGCCAACGTTCATTGTCCGTGTCTAATTGTCCGACAGGGGCTTTCTCGAGCGCCTACggtcatgttagaaacatagaaacagacaaataggtgcaggaggaggccattcggcccttcgagccagcaccgccattcaatgtgatcatggctgataatctaaaatcggtatcccgttcctgctttctccccatacccctaagagctaaatctaaagctaaagttaaatgtaacaaaaaaatgTCTGATTCATCCCATGGAGTATTACTTCATTACTTCAGTTTGGAAGTTTAAATTAACCTAATTACCGTGGCTCTGGGGTTGTTTTTTAATCACAAAACTTTCAAATATCTCATGCTGCATGCCTTTAGTGCATTTGCtccttgtaccttttcatatctctcgttttcctctcccctgactctcagtctgaagaagggtctcgacccgaaacgtcgcccattccttttctccagagatgctgcctgtcccgctgagtttagttcaagatggacacacaaaaaaaagctggagtaacacccagcatctctggggaaaagggataGGCGAGGTTTGGGGTGgtggcccttcttcagtttagtttagagatagaggcctcaccgagtccgcaccgaccagcgatccccgcacattaacactaccctggggacaagttacaatcttcaccgaagccaattaacctacaaacttgaacgtctttggaatgtgggaggaaaccggagcgcccggagaaaagccatacagtcacaaggagaatgtacaaggggaatctacaatctctgtacagacagcacccgtagtcagaatcgaacccgggtctctggcgctgtaaggcagcaactctaccgctgcgccaccgtgccgccgtctcCAAACATCCGAGATTACAGATATCAGCGCATTTGATAACGCGATTACTTGAAACAGAATCGAGGTTTAACGAGctgagacacaaagtactggagtaactcagcgggtcaggcagcatctgtggagaacatggataggtgaccttgcgTGTCGGGACCTTCAGAATGAATAGCAATCTTACTGCTTGCTTGCATTTTTATTAGAAGGGAAGGGGGGCCGAGAGGAAAACGTAGCACAGAGCTAACAAGTAACGAAAACAGACCGCGTTGGCGACGGTCGTTTCAAATGTTCACCTACAACTCGCGTCTCTATTTCAATTCCAAACTATCATTTGAAAACGCTGGCGTTTTTCCAGTAACTGACATATAAACCCGATGCCGAGTGGCAGAGTAACTTACTCGGACGGTAACCTCCATTTGGTGAATTGGTCCAGTAGTTTCGTGGTGCTGGTTAGTTTGGGATGAAGGCAATATTGTTTTCCGCCGGACCGACCCGTGGTGATGCTGCAAAAATAAAGTGCACAGGACGAGAAAGTTACGGGTGCTTCGAAAGCGTCACGGGCAGAATTGAACAAACTTTACTTTGATAAGAAACAAATCGTCCAAAGTTCCGATGTACTCACTAGACCATTTTCTCTTTACAGAAAGGATATCGCGCTTTCATTTCGACCTTCTGAACGTCCTTGTAACTCAGTTTCGGTCTCTTCCGAATGCACCTGCATTTATAAGCTGCAGTAAAAGGGcaaagacaagacacaaaatgatggagtaactcagcgggacaggcagcatttctggatggaaggaatgggtgacgtttctggtcgagacccttcttcagactgagagtcaggggagagggagttacagagataaggagaatACGGTGTGAAAACCAGTCATCAAAGTGGACGtggttggatgaaaatgtagaattgGCCATTGTTAggttggggaaggtgacaacgaagcagacagagataacatttaatcagggggacggacaggctggtcggagaactgggaagcgggagggatggagagagagagggaaagcaaaggttatttgaagttagagatgtcaatattcataccgctggggtgggtgtgagctgcccaagcgaaaaagcGTCCGCGTTACACCTCAAAAGAGACAGCGAACTAAGAAACGCTCCGCGCTACAACCGCACCTTGTCGAGGGGGTTTGGGAGGTTTGGAAGCCGGTGTTTACATAACACATTTCCATACGTTTCCAATGTAACTTTCACGCGTTTTATAGTGGTATGAGAAAATGTTATACCGATGTTTATAAAAAATAATTTGAGTAATCagtgcgatatgggccaaacgcgggcaaatgggactaaacataaggagctgcagatgctggcttgcaaaaaaaaaagatacaaagtgctggaataacttatcgggccaggcagcatctcaggagaaggggtacaggtgacgtttcgggtggggaccccttgttcaaatgggactggcttagatggggtcggacggaggagttgggccgaacggcctgtttccgcgatgtgtgTGACTTCATACTATTGGAGATCTTGGAAGTGGGGAATTCAtggcgaggggggggggatcTTGCAATGGGAAAGGATTCCTGGCGAATGGATCTTGGAAATGGGGAATTCCTGGCGAAGGGGGTCTTGGAATGGGAAAGGATTCCTGGCGAAGGGGGTCTTGGAATGGGAAAGGATTCCTGGCGAAGGGGGTCTTGGAATGGGAAAGGATTCCTGGCGAAGGGGGTCTTGGAATGGGAAAGGATTCCTGGCGAAGGGGGTCTTGGAATGGGAAAGGATTCCTGGCGAAGGGGATCTTGGAAGTGGGGAATTCCTGGCGAAGGGGATCTTGGAAGTGGGGAATGATTCACGGCGAAGTGGGGTCTTGGAAAAGCGGTAGGGGTCGGCAGGGGGGAAGTGGCGACG contains:
- the cxcl14 gene encoding C-X-C motif chemokine 14, producing the protein MRGMLSAILLLLVLVICSIDVDAYKCRCIRKRPKLSYKDVQKVEMKARYPFCKEKMVYITTGRSGGKQYCLHPKLTSTTKLLDQFTKWRLPSEE